The region AAACCAGGAATTTATAAAGAAAATGATATTGTTTTAAAAGATAAATCTTTAACTATAATTGGAGAAGGTTTTCCTGTGATTGATGCTGAAATGCAAGGTACAGCAATTAGTGTTAGCGGTGAAGCATTTAAAATTGAAGGTTTTAAGATCATCAATATCGGCCGAAGCCATACCAGCGATTTTTCTGCAATTTTAATCAGTAATTCCACGAATTTTGAAATTAAGAACAACCGTTTCGATAATATTTTCTTCGGAATTTTAATTGAACGCTCTAACAACGGGCGCATTATTGGTAATAACGTAACTGGCAAAGCTAAAAGCCAGGCTCATTCCGGAAATGCTATTCATCTTTGGAAAACTTCAGAAATGCATATTGAAGATAATCACCTGGAAGGCGTTCGCGACGGAATTTACCTGGAGTTTACAGACGATACCGAAATTATAAACAATGTTTGTAGAAATAATTTAAGGTACGGGCTTCATTTTATGTTCTCAGATGGCAATACCTATTCCGGAAATCTCTTTGAAAACAATGGCGCCGGAGTAGCCGTAATGTATTCTAAAGAAATTTTAATGTATCGGAATACTTTTAAAAATAACTGGGGAAGTGCATCTTATGGCTTGTTGTTAAAAGATATAACCGATTCTGAATTGAAACAAAACACCTTTGAGGAAAACACCGTAGGCATTAGTGCCGATAATACCAGCCGAATAGATTATATAGAAAATAATTTTAAGAGTAATGGCTATGCGGTGAAAATTAGAGGTGGCTGTTACAGTAACGTTTTTAAACGGAATAATTTTTTATACAATTCTTTTGATCTTACTTATACCGGCCATAGCAACGAGAATACTTTTAACGGGAATTACTGGAGCAATTACTCCGGCTACGATCTCGATAAAGACAATTTTGGAGATATCCCTTACAGGCCTGTGAGTTTGTTTTCTTATTTAGTAGACAAAACGCCAGAAAGCATTGTAATGCTTAGGAGTTTGTTTATAGACCTGATTGAATTTTCAGAAAAAGTTTCTCCCATTTTTACCCCGGCCAATGTGCTGGACGAACAACCTTATATTAGAAAAATACAATGGTAACGGTAACGAATCTTCATAAGCGTTTTGGTACGCAACAAGTTTTAAACGGGCTAAACCTGGAGACCAATGTCCCGGGAATAATTGCGGTGCTTGGCCCAAACGGTTCAGGGAAAACCAC is a window of Salegentibacter salegens DNA encoding:
- a CDS encoding nitrous oxide reductase family maturation protein NosD — its product is MKAVLFIFLSFISFSFYAAEITVCKTCEISSIKKAIEVAKTGDTIRVKPGIYKENDIVLKDKSLTIIGEGFPVIDAEMQGTAISVSGEAFKIEGFKIINIGRSHTSDFSAILISNSTNFEIKNNRFDNIFFGILIERSNNGRIIGNNVTGKAKSQAHSGNAIHLWKTSEMHIEDNHLEGVRDGIYLEFTDDTEIINNVCRNNLRYGLHFMFSDGNTYSGNLFENNGAGVAVMYSKEILMYRNTFKNNWGSASYGLLLKDITDSELKQNTFEENTVGISADNTSRIDYIENNFKSNGYAVKIRGGCYSNVFKRNNFLYNSFDLTYTGHSNENTFNGNYWSNYSGYDLDKDNFGDIPYRPVSLFSYLVDKTPESIVMLRSLFIDLIEFSEKVSPIFTPANVLDEQPYIRKIQW